The Actinomycetota bacterium genomic interval ACCGCGCTGTACGTCGCCCGGATGCTGGCTCTGACGTTCTTCGGAAAACCGAAGTACGACACCGCCCACGTCCACCCGCACGAGAGCCCCCGGCTGATGACCGTCCCACTGATGATCCTGGCCGCGCTCGCAGTCGCCGGCGGATGGGTCGGCCTGCCCGGCGAGGCGAACCAGTTCGCCAAATGGGTCCACCTGGCCGGAACCGAGCACCACCCGTTCAACATCATGATCGCTGTGGTCTCCACCGGAGCGGCGCTGGCCGGCTTCGCTATCGGCTGGGCGATCTTTCGGATGGGCAGGGTCAAGGTCGACGTCCAGAAGACGGCGGCGGCCCCGCTCTACAAGCTGCTGGTCAACAAGTACTACCTGGACGACATCTACTGGAAGTTCATCGTGGCCCCGGTGCGGGACCGCCTGTCCGCGGCGGCCTACTGGACCAACATGAAAATTCTGGACGCCACGGTCGACGCGGCGGGCACGGTGGCGGTCAAGACCGGGGCCTTCGCCTACCGGGACGTCGACCAGGGCCTGATCGACGGTTTCATCCACAACCTGGCGGGGCTGGCCGGACTGGCCGGCTCGAAGATGAAGTTCTGGCAGACCGGAAACATGCAGCGGTACGCCGCTGCGATGTTCCTCGGAGTCGCCACGCTTGTCGGCGCATTCGTATTTTTCCGAATCTAGATCCAAAACAGACGGAGGGGCTATGAACTTGGTTGAAGAGTGGGGAATCACGCTGGCGGTGTTTCTGCCACTGCTTGGGGCGATTGTCATTGCCCTGACTCCCAAGGGCATGGAGGGCATCCAAAAGATGCTGGCTCTCGCCGCAACCGGCGCTGCGCTGCTGGTCGGCCTGGCGCTGACCTTCGCGTTCGAGCACGGCGAGCCCGGAATGCAGTTCGAGAAATCGGCATCCTGGATCCCGTCGATCGACTCCAACTACCACGTGGGGATCGACGGAATCTCGCTTCCGCTGCTGGTCCTGAGTCTGCTGGTCTGCTTCCTCTGCATCATCTATGCCTGCTGGCACATCCCGGAGCCGGGCAACGCCAAGGCATTCCTGGCGCTGATCCTGCTGCTCGAGACCGGCATGAACGGGTCGTTCATCGCCCTGGACCTGGTGCTGTTCTTCGTCTTCTGGGAGCTGGTCCTGGTCCCGATGTACTTCCTCATTGGGATCTGGGGCGGCGAGAACCGCCAGTACGCCTCCATCAAGTTCTTCCTGTACACGCTGTTTGGAAGTGTCTTCATGCTCCTCGGCTTCCTGGCGCTGTACTTCCAGTCCGACCCGCACACCTTCGACATGCTGCTGCTGCAGGACGAGGGCGTTCTCAGCCTGACGCCGGCCCTGGGCAACCTGATCTTCGGGGGCCTGGCGCTCGGCTTTGCGGTCAAGGTGCCGATGTGGCCGTTCCACACCTGGCTGCCCGACGCCCACACCCAGGCGCCGACCATCGGCTCCGTCCTGCTGGCGGCGGTTCTTCTGAAGATGGGCACCTACGGCTTCATGCGCATCGCCATCCCGATCCTGCCCGAGCCGGCGATGAAGTTCGCCCCGGTCATTGCGATCCTGGCGGCGATAGCCATCGTCTACGGCGCATTGTGCTGCCTGGCGCAGACCAACCTGAAACGGATGATCGCCTTCTCGTCGGTCGGCCATATGGGCTTCGTCATGCTCGGCATCTCCACGATGACCCCGGAGGGTTTCAACGCCGCGGTCTTCGGCATGGTTGCCCACGGGGTGGTCACCGGGATGCTCTTCTTCCTGGCCGGTTCGATCAAGGAGCGCTACCACACCTACGAGATGCCCGAGCTGGCCGGCATGGGGCTCAAGATCCCCCGGATGGCCGGCCTGCTGGCCTTCTGTGCCATCGCGTCGCTGGGGCTTCCGGGGCTCGCCGGGTTCTGGGGCGAGGTGATGGCCCTGCTCGCGTCCTACCAGCCACTGGAGGGGCTTGACCCGACGATCTTCCGGGTGGCCATGGTCGTCGGAGCCATCGGCACCGTACTCACCGCCGGTTACTTCCTGTGGATGCTGCAGCGGGTGAACATGGGCAAGGCCCGGGAGGACGGGCACCACAAAGACCTATTCGACGTGGAGCGTCTCGAGGTACTTGCCTGGGCGCCGCTGCTGGCCCTGATCCTGGTCCTCGGCCTGTACCCCCGCCTGATCATGGACACCACCACCAGCTCGGTCACCGCCCTCACGGAGACCATCACCGGGGAGAGCGCATCAAGCGATGAGGCCCGCGTGGCGACGGTGGCCGACCACTAATGGACCTAAACCTCCAAGCACTACTGCCGGAGCTGATCCTGACGCTGGCCGCATGCGGCGTCATGACCATCGACCTGTTCCTCCCCAAGGAGAAGCGTGGGATGGCGTTCCCACTGGCGGTCGTGGGCATTCTGGCCACGCTGGCCGCGGTGCTCATGCTCTACGGCCAGAACATCACCACGCTGGACGGGATGTTCGTGGTCGACCGGTTCGCGGTGATCTTCAAGATCGTGTTCTGTGTCGCAGCCCTTCTGGTGTTCGCGGTGTCGCAGCCCTACCTGAACGACGACAACGACGTCCCCCACGGCGAGTACTTCACGATGATGATGTTCTCGCTGCTGGGCATGTTGACCATCGCCTCCAGCCGGGACCTGATTGCGATCTTCGTCGCGCTGGAGATGATCTCGCTGCCCGCCTTCATCCTGGCCGGCATCCGCAAGAACGACATCCGCTCCAACGAGGCGGCCCTGAAGTTCTTCCTGTTCGGAGTCCTTTCGACCGCCCTGATGCTGTTCGGCATGTCGCTGTTCTACGGGCTGACCGGGGCCACCAACCTGGCCGACGTGTCCGAGGGCCTGGCCGGCCGGACCGACATCGACGAGGTGGCCCTGCTCGCCATCTTGTTCCTGATCGTCGGCTTCGGCTTCAAGGTCTCCGCCTTCCCGTTCCAGTGGTGGGTCCCCGACACCTACGAGGGCGCGCCCATCCCGGTGGCCGCCTTCCTCTCGGTGGCCTCCAAGACCGCCGGCTTCGTCGGTCTGTTCCAGGTCATGTTCCTGGGCCTGGGGGAGCTGGCCGACATGTGGCGGCCGATGTTCGCGGTAATCGGCATCGTGACTATGACGTTCGGCAACCTCGTTGCGATCCAGCAGAAGCAGATAGTCCGGCTTCTCGCCTACTCGTCGATCGCGCAGGCCGGCTACATGCTGGTCCCGCTGGGGGTGGCGAGCGCCACGAACGGCGAGGTAAACACCCAGATCGTCTTTTCGGTGGTTGCCTACCTGCTGGTCTACGCCTTCATGGAGACCGGCGCCTTCGCGGTCGCCACGGCGTTCGGCCGCAAGACCGGCAAGTACCTGATCGAGGACTACGCCGGGCTGTTCGCCCGGTCCCCGGCTCTCGCAGTGGCCATGGCGGCCTTCCTGTTCTCGCTGGCCGGCATCCCCCCGTTTGCCGGGTGGTGGGCCAAGTTCGTTATCTTCCAGACGTTGATCGAGGGCGAAGGCCTCTGGCTGGCCGTCATCATGGCCGTCAACACGGTCATCGCGATGTTCTACTACCTGGCGGTGGTCAAGAAGATGTTCGTCGACAAGCCTGAGGACGCGGCTGCGGTCCCGATGCCGAAGGTGCTGGCCGGCGCCATCGGGATTGCTGCAGTAGTGGTGACGGTTGGAGGCTTCCTGCCGGACCTGTTCGGCAAGCTCGCGACGAACTCGAACTTCTTCTAAGCCGAACTGCGGCTCGGGTCCCCTACCAAAAGGAGCTCCAGGTCATCGGACCGACCTTGCCGTCGGCCGGGAGTCCCTTTTGCTGCTGGCACTGTTTGACGGCAGCTTCGGTCACCGGGCCGAACTTCCCGTCGGTTGCGAGCGGAAAACCCAGCTTGCCGAGAGCCTGTTGAATGAGGGCAACGTTCGGGTCGGGCTGGTGGGTTTGCTGGTACCGCGCCTGGCTCAGCACCGTGCCCGGATAGGGCGGGGCTCCGGATGCTCCGGCGAAGATCGCGTTCCAGGTCATCGGACCGACCTTGCCGTCGGCCGGCAGGCCTTTTTGCTGCTGGAACTGCTTGACGGCCGCCTCGGTTCCCGACCCGAACTTCCCGTCGCAGTCCACCGCCAACCCCTGTTTCGCCAGAGACTGCTGTACTAGCGCGACGTTCGGATCCGCCTGGTGGGTCTGCTGGTAGCGTTCCTTGCTCATCACCGAGCCGGGATAGGGAAGCGAAGCGCCTTGCGAAACCGGTTGCGAGGGTGGGCTGGGGGCGCCGCCGCCCGAGAACAGCGCCGACTCCTTCTCCCGCCGTTTCGTAAGCCCGGGGAGAACCCTTCCCCCGGCTTTGTTCCACTTCATCATCTCCGAAGGGACATCGCCATACCGTCGTTCCCTCAAGGCGTTGACCAGGCCGGACTTCCTGGTCCACCCTGCGCCCAGGTTGTAGGTGAACGAGACCAGAGCGTCGAACTGGTTCTGGGTCAGCGGAACCCCGATCGAGTCGACGGATTTCGCGAACCGGTCGGAGGCCTGCTTGAGCATCTCGAGCCCCCGTTCACGGCTGATTCCCCGCCGGAACTCCTCCGGCTCACTCCCGTTGATGC includes:
- a CDS encoding NADH-quinone oxidoreductase subunit M, translating into MNLVEEWGITLAVFLPLLGAIVIALTPKGMEGIQKMLALAATGAALLVGLALTFAFEHGEPGMQFEKSASWIPSIDSNYHVGIDGISLPLLVLSLLVCFLCIIYACWHIPEPGNAKAFLALILLLETGMNGSFIALDLVLFFVFWELVLVPMYFLIGIWGGENRQYASIKFFLYTLFGSVFMLLGFLALYFQSDPHTFDMLLLQDEGVLSLTPALGNLIFGGLALGFAVKVPMWPFHTWLPDAHTQAPTIGSVLLAAVLLKMGTYGFMRIAIPILPEPAMKFAPVIAILAAIAIVYGALCCLAQTNLKRMIAFSSVGHMGFVMLGISTMTPEGFNAAVFGMVAHGVVTGMLFFLAGSIKERYHTYEMPELAGMGLKIPRMAGLLAFCAIASLGLPGLAGFWGEVMALLASYQPLEGLDPTIFRVAMVVGAIGTVLTAGYFLWMLQRVNMGKAREDGHHKDLFDVERLEVLAWAPLLALILVLGLYPRLIMDTTTSSVTALTETITGESASSDEARVATVADH
- a CDS encoding NADH-quinone oxidoreductase subunit N translates to MDLNLQALLPELILTLAACGVMTIDLFLPKEKRGMAFPLAVVGILATLAAVLMLYGQNITTLDGMFVVDRFAVIFKIVFCVAALLVFAVSQPYLNDDNDVPHGEYFTMMMFSLLGMLTIASSRDLIAIFVALEMISLPAFILAGIRKNDIRSNEAALKFFLFGVLSTALMLFGMSLFYGLTGATNLADVSEGLAGRTDIDEVALLAILFLIVGFGFKVSAFPFQWWVPDTYEGAPIPVAAFLSVASKTAGFVGLFQVMFLGLGELADMWRPMFAVIGIVTMTFGNLVAIQQKQIVRLLAYSSIAQAGYMLVPLGVASATNGEVNTQIVFSVVAYLLVYAFMETGAFAVATAFGRKTGKYLIEDYAGLFARSPALAVAMAAFLFSLAGIPPFAGWWAKFVIFQTLIEGEGLWLAVIMAVNTVIAMFYYLAVVKKMFVDKPEDAAAVPMPKVLAGAIGIAAVVVTVGGFLPDLFGKLATNSNFF
- a CDS encoding peptidoglycan-binding protein codes for the protein MRLSDAGAQLIAEFEGFRPNLYNDAANNCTIGFGTLVHMGCINGSEPEEFRRGISRERGLEMLKQASDRFAKSVDSIGVPLTQNQFDALVSFTYNLGAGWTRKSGLVNALRERRYGDVPSEMMKWNKAGGRVLPGLTKRREKESALFSGGGAPSPPSQPVSQGASLPYPGSVMSKERYQQTHQADPNVALVQQSLAKQGLAVDCDGKFGSGTEAAVKQFQQQKGLPADGKVGPMTWNAIFAGASGAPPYPGTVLSQARYQQTHQPDPNVALIQQALGKLGFPLATDGKFGPVTEAAVKQCQQQKGLPADGKVGPMTWSSFW